Genomic segment of Leifsonia sp. Root1293:
GGCGTCACCATCGGTCCGCTCATCAACGACGCAGCGGTCTCGACCTCGTTGGAGCTGGTGACGGATGCCGTCTCGCGCGGTGCCTCCGTGCTCACCGGCGGCAGTGCCGTCGACGGCGTCGGCAGCTTCTTCGAACCGACCGTCGTCACCGACGTTCCGGCCGACAGCCGCATGCTCCGCGAGGAGATCTTCGGTCCGGTGCTGGGCATCACGTCGTTCAGCGACGAGGATGAGGCTGTGCGCCTCGCGAACGGAACGGAGTACGGCCTCGTGTCGTACGTCTTCACCGAGAGCCTGGCACGCGGACACCGCATGATCGAACGCCTCGAGACGGGCATGATGGGTCTGAACGTCGGCGTCGTCTCCAATGCCGCCGCACCGTTCGGCGGCGTCAAGCAATCGGGCATCGGCCGTGAGGGCGGGCTCGAGGGCATCCACGAGTACCTCTCGACGAAGTACACGCTCATTCCCGTCTCGTAGTCCCTTTCCGTTGGTCGAGTAGGCCGTGAGCGGAGCGAGCAGCCGTATCGAGACCACAGTGATCTCGTACGCGTCCGGCTCCGCCGGGCGCTACTCGATCAGCGGAAGACTCGCCGGGCATCACTCGATCAACGCAGAGAAGGAACACACGCACCATGCAGAAGATCGAACGCGACGTCGTCGTGATCGGAGCCGGAGCATCCGGACTCACCGCGGCCTCCGAGCTGCGCAAGGCGGGCCTCACCGTCGCCGTGCTCGAAGCCCGCGACAGGGTCGGCGGCCGCCTCTGGACGGACGACATCGACGGCGCGACGCTCGAGATCGGCGGCCAGTGGGTCTCCCCAGACCAGGACGCCCTCATCGAGACGCTGGACGACCTCGGGCTCGAGACCTACGAGCGCTACCGCGAAGGCCTGAACGTCTACATCGGTCCGAGCGGTGAGAAGCGCACCTTCGAGGGCGAGATCTTCCCGGTCGCGGCTCAGACCGAGCAGGAGATCGTCACTCTCATCGAGAAGCTCGATGCCCTGGTGGCCGAGATCGACCCCGACCAGCCGTGGGCGCATCCGCTCGCCAAGGACCTCGACGAGATCTCCTTCAGCCGCTGGCTCGAGACCCAGACCGAGGACGAGGAGGCGCGGGAGAACATCGGCATGTTCATCGCCGGCGCCATGCTCACCAAGCCCGCACACGCGTTCTCCGCCCTGCAGGCGCTGCTGATGGCGGCGTCCGCCGGCAGCTTCTCCAACCTCGTCGATGCCGACTTCATCCTCGACAAGCGCGTGGTCGGAGGGCTGCAGCAGGTGCCCCTTCTGCTCGCGGAGCGCCTCGGTGACGACGTGCACCTGAACGCCCCGGTGCGCACCCTGCGGTGGGGGCCGGACGGCGTGACCGCGATCAGCGAGAACATCGAGGTCAGCGCCCGCTTCGCCGTACTCGCTGTGCCGCCCATCCTGATCAGCCGCATCTCCTACGAGCCGCCTCTCCCGCGCCGCCAGCAGCAGCTGCACCAGCACCTGTCCATGGGGTTCGTCATCAAGGTGCACGCCGTGTACTCCACGCCGTTCTGGCGCACCAACGGGCTGTCGGGTACGGCGTTCAGCCCCTACGAGCTCGTGCACGAGGCCTACGACAACAGCTACCACGGCGACCCCCGCGGCACTCTCGTCGGCTTCGTGGCCGATGAGGCGGCCGACGGCGTCTTCGCCATGAGCGAAGAGGAGCGCAAGCTGCGCATCCTCGAGTCCTTGTCGCACTACTACGGCGACGAGGCGCTCACACCCGAGGTGTTCTACCTCAGCGACTGGGGCAGCGAGGAGTGGACCCGCGGTGCCTACGCCGCCAGCTTCGACATGGGAGGCCTGGCCCGGTACGGCGCCGACCTGCGCACTCCCGTCGGTCCCATCCACTTCTCCTGCAGCGACCTGGCTGGCAAGGGCTACCAGCACGTCGACGGAGCCATCCGCATGGGCATCGAGACGGCAGCCGCCATCGTGGAGCGGGCGGGCGCATGAGCGCGACGCCCCGCATCGTCGTCGGGTACACGGCCGACGACTCCGGGGCCGACGCCCTGGCTCTCGCCGGCCGGCTCGCCCGGGCCAGCGGTGCGCTGCTCGAGGTCGTCATGGTGCTTCCGAGCGAAGCGCACAATGCCTCGGTGCCGACGGATGCCGGCTACGAGAGATTCCTCAAGGAGCAGTCCCGCAGCTGGCTGACCACGGCGTCGCGCGCCCTGGGCGACGATGTCGAACGTGCGCTGCACATCCGCTATGCCGAGTCCTTCGCCGAGGGGCTCATCCGCGCGGCGCACGAGTTCGGCGCCGGCGTGATCGTGGTCGGTGCCGCTCGCGGCGGTCTCTTCGGCAGGTCGCGGATCGGCTCCGTCGCCGATGAGCTGCTGCACTCCTCCGACGTTCCCGTTGCCCTGGCCCCGGCCGGGTCGCGCGAGGTTCCCCTCGACCTCGGAGTGACACGTGTGACGACGATGATCGGAACGCGTCCGGGGGCGGATGCGCTGCTCGAGGCATCCGTTCGCCTGGCCCGTCAGACCGAGACCCCGTTGCGGCTGCTCTCGCTGGCCTCCATCGACCTGCCTGCGGGCCTCGACGAGCACCTGGCCGCCCTCACCGGAAGCGCACACGCCGAGGAGGTGCTCGATGAGGCCCGCCGTTCGCTGCCGGAGGGCATCGCGGCATCCGCCGCCACGGCGACGGGCTCCAGCATCGAGGATGCCGTGCGCGCCCTCGAGTGGCAGCCAGGCGAGATCGTGCTCGTCGGCTCGAGCCGCCTCGCCGCGCCACGGCACCTGTTCCTCGGTTCGACAGCCGCCAAGATGCTGCGCGAACTCCCTGTTCCCATGATCGTGGTGCCCCGCACCACCGCCTGAAAGAGGCAGCAATGACGCACCCCTCAGACCCGCAGGCACCGCTCACGGCAGCCAGCGCCGCCATCCCCGGCACAGCGGCCGGCAGCGACACCGCGAAGAAGGGCAAGGGCCTGAGTGCGGGGTCGGTGGGGCTCATCGGCGCCATCGTCATCGGCATCTCCTGCATCGCCCCGGCCTACACTCTCACCGCCGCGCTCGGTCCGACGGTCTCCGAGGTGGGGGTTCAGGTACCCGCCATCATCCTCGTCGGATTCATCCCGATGCTGCTCGTGGCCTTCGGCTATCGCGAGTTGAATCGACGGATGCCGGACTCCGGCACCTCGTTCACCTGGGCGACGCGGGCCTTCGGACCCTGGGTGGGCTGGATGGCGGGGTGGGGCCTCATCGCTGCGACGATCCTCGTGCTGTCGAACCTCGCCGGCATCGCCGTCGACTTCCTGTTCCTGCTCATCTCCCAGATCGCCGGCAATCCCGACCTGGCCGAGATCGCGATGAACCCGTTCGTCAACGTCGTGACCTGCCTGCTGTTCATGCTGGGCGCGACCTTCATCTCCTATCGCGACATGCAGACCACGCAGAAGCTGCAGTACTGGCTGGTGGGCTTCCAGGTGCTGGTGCTCGTGCTGTTCTCGGTCGCGGCGCTGGTCGAGGTGGCGAACGGCAACGCCTTCGACGCCACGGCCATCGAGTTGTCGTGGTTCAACCCGTTCGCCGTCGACTCCTTCAGCGCCTTCGCGGCCGGACTCTCGCTCTCGATCTTCATCTTCTGGGGCTGGGACGTCACGCTCACGATGAACGAGGAGACCAAGGGCTCCTCCAAGACGCCGGGACAGGCAGCCACCATCACCGTCGTCACGATCGTGATCCTCTACCTCCTCATCGCCGTCTCGCTCATCGCCTTCGCCGGAGTCGGCGACGGGGAGTTCGGCCTGGGCAACCCCGACATCCAGGACAACGTCTTCTTCCACCTCGCCGGTCCCATCCTCGGGCCGCTCGCGGTGCTGGTCTCCCTGGCGGTGCTCACCAGTTCCGCATCGAGCCTGCAGTCGACCTTCGTGTCGCCGGCGCGCACCCTGCTGGCCATGGGCCACTACGGGGCGCTTCCGGAGAAGTTCGCGCAGGTGAGCCCGCGGTTCTTCACGCCGGGCTACGCCACCATCGTCTCCGCCGTGGTCGCATCCGTGTTCTACACGGTCATGCGGTTCCTCAGCGAGAACGTGCTGTGGGACACGATCACGGCTCTCGGCATGATGATCTGCTTCTACTACGGCATCACGGCGTTCGCCTGCGTGTGGTACTTCCGAGCCCAGTGGTTCCGCTCGGTGCGGAACGTGTTCTTCACCCTGCTGTTCCCGCTGATCGGCGGTGTCATCCTCGCCGTGCTGTTCTTCACGACGCTCATCGACAGCATGGATCCCGACTACGGCAGCGGCTCGTCGGTCGGCGGCCTCGGCCTGGTCTTCGTGCTCGGCATGGTGGTGCTGCTGGGCGGTGTGGTCGTCATGCTCTGGCAGTGGCGCAAGCGCCCGGCCTTCTTCCGCGGTGAGACGCTGACGGCGGCCGACGCCGAGATCCCGGAGTAGCGCGGCCGCCGCGCCCTCACCCCGCATCCGCTCGCCCTCACCCACGCATCCGCTCGCCCTCACCCACGCATCCGCTCGCCACCTGTGGCCGCCTCCGCGGGAATCGACCGACCATAAGTGGCGAGCCGGGGCGCGGAGAGCGGCCACAGGTGGCGAGCGGAGGAGGCGTCGTAGTGGCGGTCAGGCCCGCGATCGCGTAGCGCGCCGCAGGATGCCGGCGAGACCGGCCACGAGCAGCAGCGCACCGAGCGCCAGCACGGCGTAGAGCGCGAACGTGCCCGGGGTGAGGGTCTCGAGCCACGACGAGAAGTCCTGGCGGCGCCCGATGTCGGTGACGATCACCAGCAGCACGGTCGCGAGCGCAGCGAAGGCGAGTCCCCAGACGATCGCGGCCCACCGGATGACAGGCCCGGCTGGGGCGGCATCCGTCGCCGTCGCGTCGTGCCCCGTCGCACCGAGGTCCGTCGTGCCGATGCCGTCGACGCCGAGATCGTAGGGCGTCGTCGGGTTGGAGTCTGTGCTCATGGTCTGTGTCCCTCGTGATCGGTGGCCCGGATTCAACCGGCCGGGTTGTGAACGGTGATGGCGGCTCTGGGCGCTCTGCTCGTCGCTCACGGTCGGTCTTCTTCGTGGATGGTGACCTGGATGCCGCCGGTCAGGCCGCGCAGGGTGATGGCAGCGTCTGGCGCGTTGCCGATTCCGGGATCCTCGCCGACCACGCCGACGAGATGCATGTCGCCGTCCGCATCGTTCACCCGGCTGAGCTCTTTGCCGTTCGTGTATTCGCCATCGGCGTCGACGGTCCAGACGGAGGAGTAGCCCGAGGCGAGTTCGGCGTCGATCTTCACGGTGGCTCCGTCGTAGACGTCGAGGTAGACGTTGCCGGCGCCCATGGTGATGTCGACCTTCTGCGTGCCCGGGAGCTTCGCCGTGCTCGCCGCGGCCGTGATGAAGGCCGTGCCTGCCGGCATGAGGTAGCTCGTCGATCCGTCGAGGCTGATGCCGCTGTCGCCGAGCAGCAGCTGGTCCGTGCGGGGTACGGCTGCCGACCCGACTGCCAGTACCAGGGCCGCGATCGTCACGAAGGCGAGGAAGCCGCTGCGTCGACGGAGCACGCCGGCGATGATCATGGAGATCGCCGACACGAGCGCGGCGACGGCGAGTCCGATGGTGACGGCGTAGGAACCGTTCGCCCCGCCGAGGGCGACGAGCGCGGCGATGGAGCCCGCCACCAGGCCGGCGCCGAGGGTCGCGACGATGTAGGCGAAGCTGGTGCGCGGCCTCGTGAGCTTGCGCAGGCGTCTGGCCTCGTCGGCCCGGGCCGTGAAGGCGGCGGCGCGGGCCTTGTTCTCGGCGACGAGCTGGGCTCGCGCGGCACGGTTGGCATCGGCTTGCGACTGCCGCCACGCCTCGTGGTCGACGCGCCAGGCAGCATGCTGCGCCTTCCACGCCTCGTACTCGTCGGTGCCGGGGTCGGTGCCCGCTGGCTGCGTCGGGGCCACGGGCTCCGCGCCGTCTCCTGCGGCATCCGGTGCCGCAGGAGCCTGCGTCGCGCCGTACGCGGGCGGAGTCGTTCCACCGTATGCTGCGGTGGCCGGGGCGCCGTATGCGGCCGGAGCTGTTCCGGCTGCCGCCTCCGCCTCGTACTGGGCGAAAGCGGCCTCAGGGCTCGTGGAGGCCGACCGCGGTCCCGAGACGCGGTTGCGACGCACCAGCCAGACGATCAGGCCGGTGATGGCGCCGATGAGTGCGATGGTCCAGAGGAACCGGATGCCGTAGACCCAGGGGCTCGACGTCCAGAAGCTGCCGTACTGGATGTCGTTCCAGGCGTCGCCGTAGAACGGGTCGCCGCCGATGGCGAAGGGCGAGAGGCCGAGCAGCACGAGGATAGCGATGCCCACGAGCGCCTTGTCGAAGACTCCGCGCAGCATCTGCTCGAGGTGGATGCGGCCCGTGGTGTCGGGCAGGAGAAGCCACGCGAGGCCGTAGAGGAGGAAGACGGGAACGCCGAAGAGGGCGCACACGACCAGGAGACCGCGCACGATGACAGGGTCGATGCCGAGGCGGGCGCTCACACCGGCCGCGACGCCGCCGAGCCACCCCGGCAGGCGCGGGACGCCGAGCGAGCGCATCCAGCCGAAGAACCCGGTGTCCGGAACGAGCGGAGCCGGCCCGGAGGCGGGTGCGCCTGATGTGCCTCCGGTGCCGGTGCCGTTGCCGCTTCCGCCGGCTGTCCCTCCGCTGCCGGCGCCAAATCCAGCGTCGCCAGATCCAGCGTCGCCGTCGCCTGCGCCGTCCCCAGCGGTGTCCCCACCGCTGCGTTCGTCTGCGCCCTCGTCCTGGATGCGGCCGGCGGACTCGCCCCCCGACGATCCGCCGGCCGTGGTTCCCGTCGGTGCCGCAGCATCCGCGGGGATGATGGCAGTCGACGCCGCATCCGTCGTGCCGCTGTGCGTGTCCGGTGCCTCGGACTCGGAGCCGAACGATTCTTCTGATGGGGTCTGTTTCACTGCCATGACTCGATGGTGCCGCTCCGGGCACTCGGCTCGCTATCAGGTACGACCCTGACCGCACCCTGACTTCTCAGCGCCGCCCTCCCGGGGTCGAGGATCGCGTGATTGGATTCAGGGGTGTCAACAGCATCCGCTCGCCGTCTCGACGCGCAGAACGCGCGGCCGAGCGCT
This window contains:
- a CDS encoding flavin monoamine oxidase family protein: MTRSTQRRNTRTMQKIERDVVVIGAGASGLTAASELRKAGLTVAVLEARDRVGGRLWTDDIDGATLEIGGQWVSPDQDALIETLDDLGLETYERYREGLNVYIGPSGEKRTFEGEIFPVAAQTEQEIVTLIEKLDALVAEIDPDQPWAHPLAKDLDEISFSRWLETQTEDEEARENIGMFIAGAMLTKPAHAFSALQALLMAASAGSFSNLVDADFILDKRVVGGLQQVPLLLAERLGDDVHLNAPVRTLRWGPDGVTAISENIEVSARFAVLAVPPILISRISYEPPLPRRQQQLHQHLSMGFVIKVHAVYSTPFWRTNGLSGTAFSPYELVHEAYDNSYHGDPRGTLVGFVADEAADGVFAMSEEERKLRILESLSHYYGDEALTPEVFYLSDWGSEEWTRGAYAASFDMGGLARYGADLRTPVGPIHFSCSDLAGKGYQHVDGAIRMGIETAAAIVERAGA
- a CDS encoding universal stress protein; translated protein: MSATPRIVVGYTADDSGADALALAGRLARASGALLEVVMVLPSEAHNASVPTDAGYERFLKEQSRSWLTTASRALGDDVERALHIRYAESFAEGLIRAAHEFGAGVIVVGAARGGLFGRSRIGSVADELLHSSDVPVALAPAGSREVPLDLGVTRVTTMIGTRPGADALLEASVRLARQTETPLRLLSLASIDLPAGLDEHLAALTGSAHAEEVLDEARRSLPEGIAASAATATGSSIEDAVRALEWQPGEIVLVGSSRLAAPRHLFLGSTAAKMLRELPVPMIVVPRTTA
- a CDS encoding APC family permease, which gives rise to MTHPSDPQAPLTAASAAIPGTAAGSDTAKKGKGLSAGSVGLIGAIVIGISCIAPAYTLTAALGPTVSEVGVQVPAIILVGFIPMLLVAFGYRELNRRMPDSGTSFTWATRAFGPWVGWMAGWGLIAATILVLSNLAGIAVDFLFLLISQIAGNPDLAEIAMNPFVNVVTCLLFMLGATFISYRDMQTTQKLQYWLVGFQVLVLVLFSVAALVEVANGNAFDATAIELSWFNPFAVDSFSAFAAGLSLSIFIFWGWDVTLTMNEETKGSSKTPGQAATITVVTIVILYLLIAVSLIAFAGVGDGEFGLGNPDIQDNVFFHLAGPILGPLAVLVSLAVLTSSASSLQSTFVSPARTLLAMGHYGALPEKFAQVSPRFFTPGYATIVSAVVASVFYTVMRFLSENVLWDTITALGMMICFYYGITAFACVWYFRAQWFRSVRNVFFTLLFPLIGGVILAVLFFTTLIDSMDPDYGSGSSVGGLGLVFVLGMVVLLGGVVVMLWQWRKRPAFFRGETLTAADAEIPE
- a CDS encoding PspC domain-containing protein — protein: MAVKQTPSEESFGSESEAPDTHSGTTDAASTAIIPADAAAPTGTTAGGSSGGESAGRIQDEGADERSGGDTAGDGAGDGDAGSGDAGFGAGSGGTAGGSGNGTGTGGTSGAPASGPAPLVPDTGFFGWMRSLGVPRLPGWLGGVAAGVSARLGIDPVIVRGLLVVCALFGVPVFLLYGLAWLLLPDTTGRIHLEQMLRGVFDKALVGIAILVLLGLSPFAIGGDPFYGDAWNDIQYGSFWTSSPWVYGIRFLWTIALIGAITGLIVWLVRRNRVSGPRSASTSPEAAFAQYEAEAAAGTAPAAYGAPATAAYGGTTPPAYGATQAPAAPDAAGDGAEPVAPTQPAGTDPGTDEYEAWKAQHAAWRVDHEAWRQSQADANRAARAQLVAENKARAAAFTARADEARRLRKLTRPRTSFAYIVATLGAGLVAGSIAALVALGGANGSYAVTIGLAVAALVSAISMIIAGVLRRRSGFLAFVTIAALVLAVGSAAVPRTDQLLLGDSGISLDGSTSYLMPAGTAFITAAASTAKLPGTQKVDITMGAGNVYLDVYDGATVKIDAELASGYSSVWTVDADGEYTNGKELSRVNDADGDMHLVGVVGEDPGIGNAPDAAITLRGLTGGIQVTIHEEDRP